The stretch of DNA TTGAATGATATATCGTTTCTACTTTATCGACTgaagtataattttatttttcagatgGTACCACTGCGCGATTACTCTTCGACTGCTTTCCCGATTATGAATATGCAGTATAATTAAGTTTAGGAAATGCAAGGAACCACGTACTTGGAAAACGAAATATccagtaatatatttaaacattatCTCTTTCATAAATCTTCGTTCCATGCATTCGGATACAAAATTAGTTATTAacttataatttaaaaaattgtaggaAGGGACATTTGTCCTATGCTTGCGCTTTTTACGATTAAGGCACAATTGCtttcgaaataatataatcCTAAATAGTTTCCagcatatttaaaaataaaagtgtgATATTCGTAcctgcaaatatattttacaataccAAGCTGCCAGAATATGACTTTCATTATGCTTAAACTATTCGTATCACAGTCAAGCTATTCAAGAACAATAATTAttcaatatacatatgttctCGAAAGATACGAACGTTTTTACACAAATTGTCTACGAAGAATATTATCTTATTATCattaattacataaattcTCCGCTTCCCGGTCCAAGCATTCGATaattattgatataaataGGAAATGCAGTTTACATTTTGAGGCAACGCAAAGTCTTATCAGGTACTTGAAGAGTGAATTGGAAGGAATTTTTCCTGAGATTATTGGTTGAGTTATTGGTGACTAAGTCACTGTCCTCATCCTTGGCATCGATCTCGACGTCCTCCAGGTCGATATTGAAGTCTCGCTTGCCCATTAACGTGTCCAGACACATGTTCGTTTCCTTTATCCTCGAACGTACTAATAATTCCAATGTAAACAAATGCTCGTCGTGGGCTTCTGGTAGATAACGATGCATAAACTCTGCTAATCTGTACGTGacatatggaataaaatttcaagaagaatataaattgccgatttaaaaattacaactGAATGATGTCATTTATGGTGAAACGAACCGTAAAAGATACTCGACGTTATGTCCATTAGGGCCGGAACATTCAGAAATTTGCTTAGCGATATTCTGAAGCGGCGCCTCACCAAGCCAATGTTTATTCTTGTTGGTGGCAATGTAAATGATGACTGGAAAGCTCTTGTTTCCTTCACGACTATAAAACGTGGCAATCGTCGTCATATATCCCCCTAAAGTGCACTCGCGATTTTCCAAGTAAGGAAATGCTGCAGTGTCTTGAACTTGGAAAGCCCGGCCGTAAACAATGCCCTGTGAGTAAACAGAATTCACGTAGTTTGTCGTAAAACAAAATCACATAATATAAGAaacaatgaaaatgaaatgttttaGGAGGAAGGACGTTTTAgaagtaaataatatttacctCTTTTTCCTCGACCAGCGTCGCTACTCGTCCAGGCTGCAACAAAAATATGGTAACAAATTACTAAACAAACAACTGATAACTTCGATTACAACGAAATAAAGGAAGCAACGAGTAAGAGTTTTTCTATTTCACGATGGCATGACGCAAACACATAACGCGAACAAAGAAGGAAATCGTGTAGTCGCGAAAGATATCACTTACTACAAGTTGTAACTGGTTTCACGTTAATCGACAGGCAACCGCAACGTGATATCAAGAGAAATTCTCGTTTGATAAATCTTGTCTATATCCATGATAGTAAAGGACATACGATGGACTgtaagaagtcgaaaatatcaGAAGAAAACgcttgtatatatttataatatataaataatattgtatagaaataatattgtatGAATTAGAGAAATTGGAACGGCAAGCTCATCAGGTGAAACTGTACCCGATTTTTATCAATCTTAATGGAAGCATCCGTAAGTACTTACTGGAGCGTACTCGTACCGCTCCTACAAACATTATGCTCTACCGGATATTTCAGAGAATTACCGcctgttaaatattttttatattacaattcTGATTAGGTAATCGAAAGGACAAGACTAAAAAAAGAGACGAAATCATTTTTCTCAAAAAATCTTCGTCAAATATTTTggattatatatttacattatactATTCATTAATTATCGTAAACACATTTATTGTCAAACGAAAGTGCAACTTTGTCATTTGGCGTGGAAGTCTGCCAGATCTTTGTGAAAGAATTCACGTGTTGAATTCATGAACAAGAAAATTAAAGGTATAAATAGAACATGTGAAACGAACATCGTGCGAAAAACTCGATCTGTCGGAGAACTTGATTCAAAGCTGAACTGATGTGGCCAGTTCGGcgcaaatatttattcataaatgttgagtttattataatattatcttatagtgcgtaataaaatatttcgaaactGTGTGACACACATCAGCATATTTTAGGACCGGATGAAGCGTgacaaattattcaaatataattattttatttctaaatgCGAACGTCTGCAGTGATTTCACCATGTAGAATGATTTTTACGCATATATGTAGAAAAAGCTTCACAACGTGGTATTAATATGCCGTAAACATTGCTTCTTACGTTACTGAGATGGTGAAACTCGTAGCCGAAATGTGTTTACACTTTTTGCAGAACATAAATAACAGTAAACATTTTCGAGAAACTATAGATATTTGACGAGTTCGCTTTGTTTGGCCatgaagaaagaaaggaagagatGGGAATGCATTCGTCACTTACCTTTTCTATCGTCCCACGGTGAGTCGTATTCCCTTGCCAAAATCTTCTAGTGAATCCCTTAATGTGTCCCACAGCGCttcttttgtatttaaaaCCTGGATGCCAGCACAAAGATCCATATCCAAACACCCACAGAAAATTCTCATTGTTGTTCCTAGCTTCCATTTTATTTAGGAATTGAAAAGCGCGGAAGAGTTTCTAGCCAAGTGTAGTTTCTTTTTCGAATGGGTTGTTTAATTCTATCTTTATGTTCAAACAAAGCATATCCCTTGCAATTTTGTTTGCGTATCTTCTTGTTTCGGTAAGTATTTCGATTCTATTccaaaataattttgtgaaaatatttcacagTTAGTCCTTAAATATTTTACCCCTCTACGTCAATGTATGCATCTCAATTTACTATTTAACTATTTGAACGGACAATTGGTCAACTTCAGGTACGATTTACGTTTAAAGCAATTTCAACATTCGAAGCCTTCACATTCGCATATTTTACTTAATTTACATTATCGTAgaggaaaaacgaagagaTAAGCAGAACATTGGTCGTCCGTTTTCTACTTTATCATTCGAAATTGTAACGTAAGAATAATTGATTTGACAAGCGCAGCACGTGGCTCCAGTGTGCTTTTACCCCAATGACTGGCATGTACTTTAAAGCTCGCTGTCAAGACACTCACTCCCACTATAACATTCTAATTCACATGTTGCCTCCCACTTTCGCTTGGTGATTTTACAGGATTATTATCCTATTCATCTGGTCAATCATCGTAtgtctcttttctttttcgtctTTTACGCGTCGGTTTTTCAATATCACCCGTGccatttttcaataataaatatctaaATCTTTATCTAAAGCATCGTGAATGATTTTAGTTAATTACCTTATCCAAATCTTATGATCAATTAGTCGGATCTTCGTTGAAATTTTACTTGATCGATACTTTCTTCGAAGTGTCGTATATAAATTGACAATTTGGTGATTAATCTTTGTGACTGTTGAATATATAGAAATCTTTGAACTGCTTGACTTGATCTTTGCAAATGTTTCATTGGAACTTTCACGGTTTAAATCAACAACAGACATTGACAAATTTGGAAGATCCGAATGCAACGTATACACCACACGAATGCTTGACCGAGACTGCCGGTCGTCGGGCGTATACTCTTACTAGTCTTGCTAAAAGGAGATAGAATTATGCTGACGGAGAGGAGTATAGGCGACCGTTATTAgtgagaaaaaagaagatataaCGTGAGGTGCGAGTAGGAGAAACGGATGAGATGGATGATGAAACACGAGGCGCAGATTGACGTATGCCATCAATcgtatatacttacatatatCTAAATTGCATAGATACTTACAATGTACACTTATCTAGTAGTTATTAGTTACGTCAGACAAATTGCAAGTTTTGTGATTAGCTTAGAATTATGTAAATActgaaatttcaatattttattgtaaacatCATATGGATATTACGTGTTAATAGGAAAAGACAAAGTATTTTATACTGTTATTTGTTGGTCGAGTGTAAGTTAATTTCAATTCATgaaagaaatacgatattatcgcctcattattattaacaatgaAGTATATGTGATATATACGTTTAATTCTATTATTCGTCTTTTATTCCAAATTTGATTAGTAGTCATTTAATACGAATTTATAGTCTTATGTGACTAAATTGCATAGTAAATTGCATAGTAAAGTTtgcaaatttaaataaaatctatCTTTTGGGAGAAAATCTATTTTCCTTCACATGATAAATGCAAGTTTAACTTCTTTTTAAAGATGTCGCTACTGTTATAAGACAGATCTTAAATATTACCAATAACGAAAAATCCCTATGATTCTTGTAGCATCCAATTTCCAAATCAGCTGGTGCTTCCGAACTCCGATTGTTGACGGGCGTTTGAATTTTTACCTTTTTGAATGAAAGACtgaaattttgattttattacTTGCATAAAGCGAAAGATTTTAACCGGACGCACAATTTCtacataaggtaatacgattattcttaaaattttatttactttggTATGTAGTggtatgtaattaaatatatttgtatccTCTTAAAACGTGACCTGTATatgttttatgaaattttaacgCTTTACgaaattaatgaatttatgaaatttttagaGTAAATCATGCATACAGATACTCCTCCCTCTTCTCCAGACATGGCTAATCAAGTAGATGACGAAGATATGATATACATAGGAGATGTAGAAGAAGTGATAGATGCATATGATACAGGAGACATTGAAGAAGAGGATGCCATGGAGGAGGACCCTTCGGAAGAtgcaatttgtatttttagtaGTCACGAAATAGGTAAAGAACATTTCTGTTATTACAATCAAATTTATGTGTTGATAATAGATTGTGATTTTCTATGAAAACATTAGGTTCTGTCTTTTGTGGTTCTTTGAATAAAAATGGGAAACTAGCTACTACAGGTGGAGAAGAAGATAAGGCTTACATTTGGGATACATCGTCAGGAGAAATCGTTTTGGACTGTACAGGTCACAAAGATAGTATTATCTTTTCAGCATTTAATCACGATGAATCATATTTGGCCACTGGAGATATGAGTGGAATGATACAAGTTTGGAAATTAGCCGATAAAACTAAAGTTTGGGATTACAATATGGGAGATGCCACTGTTAGTTTATTCTCcataattaaatgttataacattatggATTTCAGTAaactgaaatattattttctttatcgtAGTGGATGATGTGGCACACAgttgcaaatattttattagcaGGATCTGTTGATGGGGAAATATATATGTGGAAAATACCTGATGGAGATTGTAAAGTTTTCCAGGGATATGGTTGTCGGGCAGAAACTGGTTCAATATTTCCAGATGGTATTCGCGTCTTCgtatttctcatttttcaattaaaggCATAACTGAactaaatgtaatattttaggCAAGCGTATAGCAGTAGGTTATGAAGATGGAGTTATTAGAATATTAGATCTAAAAACAGGTTCGGTGTTGTCATCTATATCTTCTGCATTAGGTCATTCTTCTACTATAACCACCATTGATTGTCATTGGGATAACAATTTAATACTTTCTGCAGCTGTAGATGGTAAAACTATAATCAGCACGTCAAATACAGGGAAGGTAATATATCCAAAAGATTCCTTATCGAGCAGTTGAAAGTAATATTGTTTAAAAACCTCAGATAGTTTCCATCCTGCAAAATCTTAATAATGGTGAGCACAATACTGTTACGAATAACGATCAAAATGCTGTAAGTAGTGAAGGAAACAGGGATAGCAATTGGGTAGAAACAGCAGCTTTTTGTAAAGATCCTGCATTTCAAGTTGCTGCAACTGGTACAGTTAATGGAGAAATCTTCATCTGGGATATCTCAAAACAGGTACTGCTATTTTCCCCATTTGACTGCAATATTTACCATTCCAAGTCAATAACTTTGTATTATTACTTAGATGCTTAGACAAAAGATACTGCAAGAAAGTGGTATATCTAAACTTCTATGGAAGGGAAATACAACTCTATTATTTTCGGCGGGACTAGATGGTATTCTGAGGTGTTTTGACGGAAAAGATGGTCAACGTTTACGTTCTTTCATTGGACACAAGGCAGATATTCTTGACTTATATATATCCGAGTAAGTTGAAAGAActatagatatttattttcttatgtCAACcctttaataaaaatatacataacaaTAACAACCTTTTAGAAATGGAGAAAAAGCACTGACTACATCCGATGATTCTACAGCTAGAATCTTTGATATTTCATCTTTAtcttaacaaaatttattagatagAGAACAATTATAAATCTTTGTTattatctaaaaatatatatacattttatgaAAGTTGTTCATATATTGTGcttagttttcttttttaattaaaaataaagtttatttatttttatctgaCAGCCTGTGGTACTTTATCCTTATACCAATTGCAATCTAAAGTATATTTCCTATTTTCCCAAAAAATATGAGTTGGAccattttcttctcctttttcaaAGTTAAATAATGGGCTAAGTTCAATTGCAATTTGTGACCTCACTAGACCAATTCCTCCTGCCTTTTCAGGTGCAGGATGGTATATTCTTCCTGAttgaatatccatatataTTTTGTCTGGTTGAAATGGAACCtataatgaatatattacTAAATATTGAAGACTAAATGCATAGTTATTTAAttactaataaaattaaatataccaTTAATAATTCTTCAGCATGAGCATAACCAAAGCAGTCTTCAGTTTTCTTTGTTGCACTATTATACACTTTAAGAACTTTTGTGAAAACTATTGGCAAATCATCACATCTTATAAAATTCCTCTCTGGACCACAAAGAGAAACATAAGGAAAATGTTCTACATATCTACCTGTGTTATTCTTTTTTAGGCGCTTGAAAAAAAAAGCTAAAAACTTTTTATCTAAAATAATATGGCTGCCATGAGATATAAATCAACATAAATAATAAGTTACTCCATTGCTCATGCACACCTTTAAAACATGATGTGAAATTTCTTATACGTGTATCATCCAGGAACAACTATagcaaataaaatacaaatttaatatttaagagAAAGAACTTTAATATGATTATTCCTAAACTTCTACACTTCTgaacataaatttaattaaaaatcatatTGTACCATGCCTTGATGGTcgatgtaataaaaatattcacgaACTCGAGGTTCTGGCGATTGTCCTTGCACATAGTTTACGCAGTACCTTTTAGATGTCTGGGAGTaaattgatttaattttaattgcgAACACTCGTGAACGATcaaatgcaaatattttattcaatatatacataattccaaaattataacctcacttttaaatatttacagtaCACTATGAGTTTTAATTACGTCACGTACAATGTATCATGTATAATTCATGTTATCATGCGGCATACactgtaattaattataaacgatacaacttttttttatttgaataacttttcttttatttgaataattagCTCTTCTTCTCACTCTGACACTTGCGGAGGTTAGGATTCAATTGACCGGAGAACTGGTGACATCTGGTGCGGTCGATTGGAACGTAATCTCGATAGAAACagaatttcgatatttttcaacgtCACGTTAGTTCGCGCTACCCACGGACGGGCAGATTCAAGAAATGAGATACGACGAAGAGGTGGAACGAACGGTTTGTGAAAACGATCAGAAGTTTCAAGGAAAGGATTGCCTTCAGGACCAGAACGCGGCGAGATGCTGCCGCCCCGTTGAATAATCGTTCCTGCACTGAATAATAACACTA from Bombus huntii isolate Logan2020A chromosome 3, iyBomHunt1.1, whole genome shotgun sequence encodes:
- the LOC126864298 gene encoding angio-associated migratory cell protein isoform X2, whose translation is MANQVDDEDMIYIGDVEEVIDAYDTGDIEEEDAMEEDPSEDAICIFSSHEIGSVFCGSLNKNGKLATTGGEEDKAYIWDTSSGEIVLDCTGHKDSIIFSAFNHDESYLATGDMSGMIQVWKLADKTKVWDYNMGDATWMMWHTVANILLAGSVDGEIYMWKIPDGDCKVFQGYGCRAETGSIFPDGKRIAVGYEDGVIRILDLKTGSVLSSISSALGHSSTITTIDCHWDNNLILSAAVDGKTIISTSNTGKIVSILQNLNNGEHNTVTNNDQNAVSSEGNRDSNWVETAAFCKDPAFQVAATGTVNGEIFIWDISKQMLRQKILQESGISKLLWKGNTTLLFSAGLDGILRCFDGKDGQRLRSFIGHKADILDLYISENGEKALTTSDDSTARIFDISSLS
- the LOC126864321 gene encoding UPF0598 protein CG30010 isoform X1, which translates into the protein MYILNKIFAFDRSRVFAIKIKSIYSQTSKRYCVNYVQGQSPEPRVREYFYYIDHQGMLFLDDTRIRNFTSCFKDKKFLAFFFKRLKKNNTGRYVEHFPYVSLCGPERNFIRCDDLPIVFTKVLKVYNSATKKTEDCFGYAHAEELLMVPFQPDKIYMDIQSGRIYHPAPEKAGGIGLVRSQIAIELSPLFNFEKGEENGPTHIFWENRKYTLDCNWYKDKVPQAVR
- the LOC126864315 gene encoding putative glutathione-specific gamma-glutamylcyclotransferase 2; translation: MEARNNNENFLWVFGYGSLCWHPGFKYKRSAVGHIKGFTRRFWQGNTTHRGTIEKPGRVATLVEEKEGIVYGRAFQVQDTAAFPYLENRECTLGGYMTTIATFYSREGNKSFPVIIYIATNKNKHWLGEAPLQNIAKQISECSGPNGHNVEYLLRLAEFMHRYLPEAHDEHLFTLELLVRSRIKETNMCLDTLMGKRDFNIDLEDVEIDAKDEDSDLVTNNSTNNLRKNSFQFTLQVPDKTLRCLKM
- the LOC126864321 gene encoding UPF0598 protein CG30010 isoform X2, which produces MCKDNRQNLEFVNIFITSTIKLFLDDTRIRNFTSCFKDKKFLAFFFKRLKKNNTGRYVEHFPYVSLCGPERNFIRCDDLPIVFTKVLKVYNSATKKTEDCFGYAHAEELLMVPFQPDKIYMDIQSGRIYHPAPEKAGGIGLVRSQIAIELSPLFNFEKGEENGPTHIFWENRKYTLDCNWYKDKVPQAVR
- the LOC126864298 gene encoding angio-associated migratory cell protein isoform X1 — translated: MHTDTPPSSPDMANQVDDEDMIYIGDVEEVIDAYDTGDIEEEDAMEEDPSEDAICIFSSHEIGSVFCGSLNKNGKLATTGGEEDKAYIWDTSSGEIVLDCTGHKDSIIFSAFNHDESYLATGDMSGMIQVWKLADKTKVWDYNMGDATWMMWHTVANILLAGSVDGEIYMWKIPDGDCKVFQGYGCRAETGSIFPDGKRIAVGYEDGVIRILDLKTGSVLSSISSALGHSSTITTIDCHWDNNLILSAAVDGKTIISTSNTGKIVSILQNLNNGEHNTVTNNDQNAVSSEGNRDSNWVETAAFCKDPAFQVAATGTVNGEIFIWDISKQMLRQKILQESGISKLLWKGNTTLLFSAGLDGILRCFDGKDGQRLRSFIGHKADILDLYISENGEKALTTSDDSTARIFDISSLS